One stretch of Mycolicibacterium fallax DNA includes these proteins:
- a CDS encoding DNA primase family protein: MESANKMVTSESNAVESNHVSDDEYVLPDEPDYPEDAEQPDVGEASDSKPVKARRPGIPQSDTDPRELLAEYVEIDGELREPSIKDYLNQPLQAPPVVVQAIHREVAGAVAALMDRRLRYHRAENTFYEWDGTSTSEITDSRARELVKQCCTPPDHEAKSSQLVIPVKTVAIGPSEGKRLEAQGYGTYDSSFGRFTLSDGTVITEYSVPADAWIGDTMNTNKIFEDFRGRDSVLMKGDFDSEPYLLRSGDQVLDLSEGSLAEGIRTRRANRHDLMLRSVGPDFDIDARCPKWVQFVAEVTSHTDRDTGEVIERPHIAEYLQKAAGLSLVGRLIEQTHFILWARTGSNGKSVFIATLLHVMGTYAGILPKTVLEEKPASSGPTTDLTVLNGARMAYAKETKKVRWDAELLKELRSPERLTARKLYQDNTSWTPTHTLWLTTNNAPRVPANDLAFWRGVQIVPFDQRWWSENDSDELRRLSIAPANPKLGDELAEEAPGILNWMLEGLRLYYAEGLTVPEEVRAATAEAQGAGSVWTDFLMEYIEVTEDESDTVEVRMLFNLWKEYKSQNSQRSSLTPSSPPSLEMEMLESVPSARLIRPEPGKRRTVKKIAGIKLTEAGEDAKQALMGSVDGKSNVRTVDFGTVQVGMSV, from the coding sequence ATGGAAAGCGCTAATAAAATGGTAACATCTGAATCCAACGCCGTCGAGTCTAATCACGTCTCCGACGATGAGTATGTTCTGCCCGACGAGCCTGATTACCCCGAGGATGCAGAGCAGCCCGACGTGGGAGAAGCCTCCGACTCCAAGCCTGTTAAGGCGCGGCGTCCTGGTATCCCGCAGTCGGACACCGACCCCCGCGAATTGCTAGCGGAGTATGTCGAAATTGATGGGGAATTGCGCGAGCCCTCCATCAAGGACTACCTGAACCAGCCGCTGCAAGCGCCACCGGTGGTCGTCCAGGCGATACACCGCGAGGTGGCCGGCGCAGTTGCTGCCCTGATGGACAGACGGCTGCGGTACCACCGCGCCGAGAACACCTTCTATGAGTGGGACGGCACCTCCACCTCGGAGATCACCGACTCCCGCGCCCGCGAACTGGTGAAGCAGTGCTGCACACCCCCCGACCACGAAGCGAAGTCGAGTCAGCTCGTCATCCCGGTGAAGACCGTCGCCATTGGACCGTCCGAGGGCAAGCGCCTGGAAGCCCAGGGCTATGGCACTTACGACTCGTCGTTCGGGAGGTTCACGCTCAGTGATGGAACGGTCATCACTGAATACTCGGTTCCCGCCGACGCCTGGATCGGGGACACCATGAACACGAACAAGATTTTCGAGGATTTTCGCGGGCGTGACAGCGTCCTGATGAAGGGCGACTTCGACTCGGAGCCCTACCTGCTCCGCTCCGGTGACCAGGTGCTGGATCTGTCGGAGGGATCGCTGGCTGAAGGAATCCGCACGCGGCGCGCCAACCGCCATGACCTGATGCTCCGCAGCGTCGGACCAGACTTTGACATCGACGCACGGTGCCCAAAGTGGGTGCAGTTCGTTGCCGAGGTCACCTCGCACACAGACCGTGACACCGGTGAGGTCATCGAGCGTCCCCACATCGCGGAGTACCTGCAGAAAGCGGCGGGGCTGTCGTTGGTCGGCAGGTTGATTGAGCAGACGCATTTCATCCTGTGGGCAAGGACGGGAAGCAACGGAAAGTCCGTTTTCATCGCGACGTTGCTCCATGTGATGGGCACCTACGCCGGGATTCTCCCGAAGACCGTCCTTGAGGAAAAGCCCGCATCGTCCGGACCAACCACCGACCTCACCGTGCTCAACGGTGCGCGCATGGCGTACGCCAAGGAGACCAAGAAGGTTCGGTGGGACGCGGAACTGCTCAAGGAGCTGCGCAGCCCTGAGCGACTGACAGCTCGAAAGCTGTACCAAGACAACACATCCTGGACACCGACACACACGCTGTGGCTGACCACGAACAATGCTCCGCGCGTCCCCGCGAACGACTTGGCGTTCTGGCGCGGTGTCCAGATCGTGCCGTTCGACCAGCGTTGGTGGAGCGAAAACGACTCCGACGAACTCCGCCGCTTGTCCATCGCACCCGCCAATCCGAAGCTCGGTGACGAGCTGGCTGAGGAAGCACCGGGGATCCTGAACTGGATGTTGGAGGGGCTGCGCCTCTACTACGCAGAGGGCTTGACAGTCCCGGAAGAGGTTCGTGCGGCGACCGCAGAAGCGCAGGGCGCGGGATCGGTGTGGACGGACTTCCTCATGGAGTACATCGAGGTCACCGAGGACGAGTCCGACACCGTGGAAGTGCGGATGCTGTTCAACCTGTGGAAGGAGTACAAGAGCCAGAACAGCCAACGATCCTCGCTGACGCCTTCCAGTCCTCCGTCCTTGGAGATGGAGATGCTGGAGTCGGTGCCCTCCGCGAGGCTCATCCGCCCCGAACCGGGCAAGCGCCGCACCGTCAAGAAGATCGCGGGTATCAAGCTCACCGAGGCTGGGGAGGACGCCAAACAGGCGTTGATGGGCAGCGTGGACGGCAAGTCCAACGTCCGCACCGTGGACTTCGGAACCGTGCAAGTGGGGATGTCGGTATGA
- a CDS encoding helix-turn-helix domain-containing protein: MSTQALHNEDDLLTVIEAGEVLHASRVTVFRLLKTGELASIKVGKKRLIRRGAIIDFVHRQEQASRRRSA; the protein is encoded by the coding sequence ATGAGTACACAAGCACTGCATAATGAGGACGATCTCCTCACCGTCATTGAGGCAGGTGAAGTCCTGCACGCGAGCCGCGTCACCGTTTTCCGACTCCTGAAGACCGGTGAACTCGCGTCCATCAAGGTCGGGAAGAAGCGCCTCATCCGCCGAGGTGCCATCATCGACTTCGTCCACCGCCAGGAGCAGGCGTCGCGGCGGAGGAGCGCGTGA
- a CDS encoding DNA polymerase: MYALKTRPTDDYVVFAPPADVDPTSDIEAVIRSLNGAPLAADTETTGLGWFDTMTLASFASDTHAVVLDMTSEDHRIAVGILFQRVLAGEFEIVMHNAQFDALHFDRAGLVDGVELLGHTTDTYTLASLIETPDNDTKSRGLKALSDDWLPHSAATAAQAEMHLMWAERGWSSRSAWSKMHPRNPAFLRYSAADAIDTRRLYRTIHPLAAAAATAATLERERRASQLAARMQRRGFLVDREGLQQWLTDAEARAVELLARLNAHGIQNPNSTRQVRDAIEAELRSAWGTKEPPLSEVETDALLERMLPNTAAATLELLKGSSAIVTDLLAHRALTKTIGTYAKPWLRESERDGRIHASLNPLRASTGRWSSSNPNLQNVPKALRKFIVPRPGYVLVSADFRSVEVRLGGALSGDARMLADLRAGLDPYMEVAKAAFGDDATEEQRNAMKPVLLGRMYGRGERSIADAWQVKEKDTPYEELFERAKRLSREGIDARYPELKPAAAAAMARVAAGNVRIQLPSGRALSKSPAMAKDAFNALVQGAGRDELVDAGIRLADAGFADNLWLCIHDEWVLEIPDTDVEATVERITSIMATTFNGVPIDADAKVLGTHWDK, encoded by the coding sequence ATGTACGCCCTCAAAACCCGCCCAACAGATGACTATGTGGTGTTCGCGCCGCCCGCCGACGTTGACCCAACCTCCGACATCGAAGCGGTCATCCGCTCGCTGAACGGCGCTCCGCTCGCCGCCGACACGGAGACCACGGGACTCGGATGGTTCGACACCATGACGCTGGCTTCGTTCGCCTCCGACACCCACGCCGTGGTTCTGGATATGACATCCGAGGATCACCGCATCGCGGTCGGGATCCTGTTTCAGCGCGTGCTGGCCGGTGAGTTTGAGATTGTCATGCACAACGCCCAGTTCGACGCGTTGCATTTCGACCGTGCGGGACTGGTGGACGGTGTCGAACTTCTCGGACACACCACCGACACGTACACCCTCGCCTCACTGATCGAGACACCGGACAACGACACGAAGTCACGAGGGCTGAAGGCGCTCTCCGACGATTGGCTGCCTCACAGCGCCGCCACGGCAGCCCAGGCGGAGATGCACTTGATGTGGGCGGAGCGCGGCTGGTCATCGAGGTCCGCCTGGTCGAAGATGCATCCGCGCAATCCCGCGTTCCTTCGTTACAGCGCCGCCGACGCCATCGACACCCGCCGTCTGTACCGCACCATCCACCCACTTGCCGCCGCAGCGGCTACCGCCGCGACCCTTGAGCGCGAACGCCGCGCATCCCAGCTCGCCGCACGTATGCAACGGCGCGGATTCCTCGTTGACCGCGAAGGACTCCAGCAGTGGCTCACCGACGCCGAAGCGCGCGCCGTGGAGTTGTTGGCGCGACTGAACGCACACGGAATTCAGAACCCGAATTCCACTCGGCAGGTACGCGACGCCATCGAGGCGGAACTTCGCAGCGCGTGGGGGACGAAGGAACCTCCGCTGTCCGAGGTGGAGACCGATGCGCTGCTTGAGCGGATGCTGCCGAACACCGCCGCCGCGACGTTGGAACTGCTGAAGGGAAGCAGCGCTATCGTCACCGACCTGCTAGCGCATCGGGCACTCACCAAAACCATCGGCACCTATGCCAAGCCGTGGCTGCGTGAGTCGGAGCGTGACGGACGGATCCACGCCTCACTGAATCCGCTGCGCGCTTCCACCGGGCGCTGGTCTTCGTCCAACCCGAACCTGCAGAACGTGCCGAAGGCTCTACGTAAGTTCATCGTCCCGCGCCCTGGCTATGTTCTAGTCTCCGCCGACTTTCGTTCGGTTGAAGTTCGCCTCGGAGGCGCGCTGTCGGGCGATGCCCGCATGCTTGCGGATCTCCGCGCGGGTCTTGACCCGTATATGGAAGTGGCTAAAGCCGCGTTCGGCGATGACGCCACCGAGGAACAACGCAACGCGATGAAGCCGGTCCTGCTCGGACGGATGTATGGACGCGGCGAACGCTCCATCGCAGACGCCTGGCAGGTGAAGGAAAAGGACACCCCCTATGAGGAACTGTTCGAACGCGCAAAACGGCTGAGCCGCGAGGGCATCGACGCCCGATACCCCGAACTGAAGCCTGCCGCAGCCGCAGCGATGGCGCGTGTCGCAGCGGGCAATGTCCGCATCCAACTTCCGTCCGGACGCGCCTTGTCCAAGTCGCCCGCGATGGCGAAGGACGCCTTTAACGCCTTGGTTCAGGGCGCGGGACGGGACGAACTCGTGGACGCGGGTATCCGCTTGGCGGACGCGGGATTCGCCGACAACCTCTGGTTGTGCATCCACGACGAATGGGTGTTGGAGATCCCCGACACCGATGTTGAGGCGACGGTTGAGCGCATCACATCAATCATGGCAACCACGTTCAACGGGGTGCCCATCGACGCCGACGCGAAAGTGCTCGGAACGCACTGGGACAAATGA
- a CDS encoding TRM11 family methyltransferase, with product MKTELIDTDPAPTQVVSIVTGNNADLISEVARLYIPDGARVADVTWGKGAFWRKVDTAKFTVQGSDVAPHIGGHGDIVLADFRELPYADESFDVVVLDPPYVHNPGKHMTDARYNNAETTKGMSHNDIRNLYRDGMREAMRVLRPGGRIFVKGKDEIESGKQQWSQTELLLDAVSLGLYGKDSFVLVPTSRTAMGRWTKQLHARKVHSFLWVFEKPTKTDRRVFQVVDEDGYVVARQARRPKHKALGGWVWV from the coding sequence GTGAAGACTGAACTCATCGACACCGATCCCGCGCCCACACAGGTGGTCTCCATCGTCACGGGGAACAACGCCGACCTCATCTCCGAAGTCGCACGGCTCTACATCCCCGATGGCGCTCGGGTGGCTGATGTCACGTGGGGGAAGGGCGCGTTCTGGAGGAAGGTGGACACCGCGAAGTTCACCGTCCAAGGCTCCGATGTCGCGCCGCACATCGGCGGGCACGGGGACATCGTTCTGGCGGACTTCCGCGAACTCCCGTACGCCGATGAGAGTTTCGATGTCGTGGTGCTAGACCCGCCATACGTGCACAACCCGGGAAAACACATGACCGATGCACGGTACAACAATGCGGAAACCACAAAGGGCATGTCGCACAACGACATCCGCAATCTATACCGCGATGGGATGCGCGAGGCGATGCGTGTGTTGCGCCCCGGTGGACGGATCTTCGTCAAGGGGAAAGACGAAATCGAGTCGGGGAAACAGCAGTGGTCTCAGACCGAACTGCTGCTCGACGCGGTGAGCCTGGGGCTGTACGGCAAGGACTCGTTTGTCCTCGTCCCCACCTCACGCACGGCGATGGGCAGGTGGACGAAGCAGCTTCACGCCCGCAAGGTGCACTCTTTCCTGTGGGTGTTCGAGAAGCCGACGAAGACCGACCGCCGCGTGTTTCAGGTGGTGGACGAGGACGGCTATGTCGTCGCCCGTCAGGCGCGCCGACCGAAGCACAAGGCACTCGGCGGCTGGGTCTGGGTCTGA
- a CDS encoding DUF3846 domain-containing protein has translation MSTDSRIQVLVIRAGAVAPTYPSSIEPDVALYQRIVGGYIEAAYGETHTGERVVFYINEDGVALGLPLNEVATRMWHRLNPAMTHQVLRGDVIVLGADGPEDADVPPLAADLARVIHHDIEVEHWSESIRRGLEDDQ, from the coding sequence GTGAGCACTGACTCGCGCATCCAAGTTCTAGTCATCCGCGCGGGAGCCGTCGCCCCTACCTACCCGTCGAGCATCGAGCCCGACGTGGCGCTGTACCAGCGGATCGTCGGCGGCTACATCGAAGCCGCGTATGGCGAGACCCACACGGGCGAGCGGGTCGTCTTCTACATCAATGAAGACGGGGTCGCGCTCGGTCTGCCGCTCAACGAAGTAGCCACCCGCATGTGGCACCGCCTGAATCCCGCGATGACGCATCAGGTTCTGCGAGGCGACGTCATCGTCCTGGGTGCGGACGGTCCCGAGGACGCCGATGTGCCGCCCTTGGCTGCGGATCTCGCCCGCGTCATCCATCACGACATCGAGGTCGAGCACTGGTCCGAGTCCATCCGCCGTGGGCTGGAGGACGACCAATGA
- a CDS encoding FtsK/SpoIIIE domain-containing protein, whose amino-acid sequence MGMFFQGGGGYQPTGREVWHMQQRRQEQQWNREDADQKAADKVLWAIHDQVRAIDAQGHKAVESVAAEVTKAGSTEVKRILSAGVTQYAGATHANRKGIVVWHWRAAPPESVSIRLRRKDAGALVVLPPGGGVPRENHVWRAAARRDQTFLDDTEGKTWAKRSRDLITECEERYPILSRLRDDNWMASFMSAAGMNRESVEQRVVNTSYGEMALPVRTVHVPELVAVEIQQDGLELVFAHREGSSVKDWVARHDKLTAMFKAQGVRAEHLAVSEDADGSVRLRFNDAPSHFPAAVSTEPPTRTATSIAEALSRYERTRWMLGVDARGNTISYPLLSQPHVLVTGGTGGGKSVWGRTLIESLRTGYKDEHGNDCGGGWLAFVGDGKGSDFSALEGQPGIAMVAPSIDVSQIAVMVRRIRVEVERRYAQASAAKKAGDADAFAGMQPWLLLLDEWGSTAIKMTATFGSKGSALFLQDIDIILRLGRECRVHCVLLSQTIRKTGDGAVPGSWQENLGLTVSLGAPSDITLQSEAFTPETRERAAFIGARLKGKQGRGLTADRETGAVIEFQSFYGWSPGTTSLAEDAPSKVRPPTDEVRATWERWVPVCETVPWLAPRMGIKANSPEWRGGEKPDMETVASTETVALTDRDGNVKPGMERYDPASPEWLGAVPIGGIGGGHSALSFDDEDAAEGVSEAEPEAVSEPEPAGDPTKAVEEPAAPTLGLTPEQIRAEVIRLGLIPADATEGVSEAEPEGDAGTEVPAEPAPLTPDKPKPKTKPTTTKPKTKPNNSIGDF is encoded by the coding sequence ATGGGGATGTTCTTTCAGGGCGGAGGCGGTTATCAGCCGACCGGACGCGAGGTCTGGCACATGCAGCAGCGCCGCCAAGAGCAGCAGTGGAATCGCGAAGACGCCGATCAAAAAGCCGCCGACAAGGTTCTGTGGGCGATCCATGACCAGGTTCGCGCCATCGACGCGCAAGGACACAAAGCCGTGGAGTCCGTCGCCGCCGAGGTGACCAAGGCAGGCAGCACGGAAGTCAAGCGCATCCTATCCGCTGGCGTCACGCAGTACGCGGGAGCGACCCACGCCAACCGCAAGGGGATTGTGGTTTGGCATTGGCGTGCCGCCCCTCCTGAGTCGGTGTCTATCCGTCTCCGCCGCAAGGACGCCGGGGCGTTGGTAGTGCTCCCGCCTGGCGGAGGTGTTCCCCGCGAAAACCATGTTTGGCGCGCAGCCGCACGGCGCGACCAGACCTTCCTGGACGACACCGAGGGGAAGACCTGGGCGAAGCGTTCGCGGGATCTCATCACCGAGTGCGAGGAGCGCTACCCGATCCTGTCCCGTCTACGCGATGACAATTGGATGGCGAGCTTCATGTCCGCGGCCGGGATGAACCGCGAATCCGTTGAGCAGCGGGTTGTGAACACGTCCTACGGCGAGATGGCGTTGCCCGTGCGAACTGTCCATGTCCCTGAGCTGGTCGCCGTGGAGATTCAGCAGGACGGGCTGGAGCTGGTCTTCGCGCACCGCGAGGGCAGCTCCGTCAAGGACTGGGTCGCGCGCCACGACAAGCTCACGGCGATGTTCAAGGCGCAGGGTGTCCGCGCCGAGCACCTGGCGGTGAGTGAGGACGCGGACGGCTCTGTTCGGCTTCGCTTCAATGACGCGCCTTCGCATTTCCCAGCGGCGGTCAGCACGGAACCGCCGACCAGGACCGCCACGAGCATTGCCGAGGCACTGTCCAGATACGAACGCACCCGCTGGATGCTCGGCGTCGATGCACGCGGAAACACCATCAGCTACCCGCTGTTGAGTCAACCGCACGTCCTGGTGACGGGCGGAACGGGTGGCGGCAAGTCGGTGTGGGGACGAACCCTGATTGAGTCCCTGCGCACGGGGTACAAGGACGAACACGGGAACGACTGCGGTGGTGGTTGGCTAGCCTTCGTGGGCGACGGAAAGGGCTCCGACTTCAGCGCTCTGGAGGGTCAGCCAGGGATCGCGATGGTCGCGCCGTCCATCGACGTAAGCCAAATTGCGGTGATGGTTCGACGTATCCGTGTCGAGGTGGAGCGGCGCTACGCCCAAGCGAGTGCAGCCAAGAAGGCGGGGGACGCGGATGCATTCGCGGGCATGCAGCCGTGGCTGCTGCTTCTGGACGAGTGGGGCTCGACCGCGATCAAGATGACTGCGACGTTCGGCTCGAAGGGCTCGGCGCTGTTTCTGCAGGACATCGACATCATCCTGCGACTCGGACGCGAGTGCCGCGTGCATTGCGTCCTGCTGAGCCAGACGATTCGCAAGACTGGCGATGGCGCGGTGCCTGGTAGCTGGCAGGAAAACCTCGGACTCACCGTGTCGCTGGGAGCGCCTTCGGACATCACGTTGCAATCCGAAGCATTCACGCCTGAGACCCGTGAGCGCGCGGCGTTCATCGGCGCGAGGTTGAAGGGCAAGCAGGGACGCGGACTCACCGCTGACCGCGAAACAGGTGCTGTCATCGAATTCCAGTCCTTCTACGGATGGAGCCCCGGCACAACGTCACTCGCGGAGGATGCGCCGAGCAAGGTTCGACCACCAACCGACGAGGTGCGCGCAACCTGGGAGCGGTGGGTGCCCGTCTGCGAGACCGTGCCGTGGCTGGCTCCACGTATGGGTATCAAGGCGAATAGTCCCGAATGGCGCGGAGGTGAAAAGCCCGACATGGAAACCGTCGCTTCGACGGAGACCGTGGCGCTGACCGACCGTGACGGCAACGTCAAGCCTGGGATGGAGCGCTACGACCCCGCTAGTCCCGAGTGGCTGGGAGCGGTTCCCATCGGCGGTATTGGTGGAGGGCACAGCGCGCTGTCCTTCGATGACGAAGACGCCGCCGAAGGTGTTAGCGAAGCTGAGCCCGAAGCGGTGAGCGAGCCCGAGCCGGCCGGCGACCCCACCAAGGCAGTGGAGGAACCCGCCGCGCCGACGCTGGGTCTCACTCCCGAGCAGATCAGGGCGGAAGTGATTCGCCTGGGACTGATCCCCGCCGATGCCACCGAAGGTGTTAGCGAAGCTGAGCCCGAAGGGGACGCGGGCACCGAGGTGCCCGCCGAACCCGCCCCGCTAACACCTGACAAGCCCAAGCCCAAGACCAAGCCGACGACAACCAAGCCCAAGACCAAGCCCAACAACAGCATTGGAGACTTCTGA
- a CDS encoding DNA adenine methylase has product MPVIVKPPTPYYGSKASIAPAITALFPDHTRYVEPFAGSLAVLLAKPPSKHEIVNDLDRNIMTFWRVLRDQPEDLARVCMLTPHSREERRAAIHIPSDATDLERARLVWSALTQGRTGTLINTGWRHARDADKGNHARTMRMYVERIERVVERIRDVSLECRPAVDVIERFGGDTDTLIYADPPYLGSTRRSNYKTEMGGRKSHQELAEALHRCRATVVLSGYHSPLYDELFSDWFSVELAARTSQGAVKGRERTEVLWSNRTLNPSHGDVDTSRCDEFPRLCGYCGRVVPKPKRGPVGRWCGGACRTAAWRARKDDAGMEQESAAG; this is encoded by the coding sequence GTGCCCGTCATCGTGAAACCGCCGACGCCCTATTACGGCAGCAAGGCGTCCATCGCGCCGGCCATCACGGCGTTGTTCCCCGACCACACCCGCTATGTGGAGCCGTTCGCCGGGAGCCTGGCGGTGTTGTTGGCGAAGCCGCCGAGCAAGCACGAGATTGTCAACGACCTAGACCGAAATATCATGACGTTTTGGCGTGTCCTCCGTGACCAGCCCGAAGACCTCGCACGGGTTTGCATGCTCACCCCGCACAGCCGCGAGGAGCGGCGCGCGGCAATCCACATCCCAAGTGACGCAACAGATTTAGAACGCGCGCGGTTGGTGTGGTCTGCGCTGACGCAAGGGCGCACGGGGACGCTGATTAACACAGGCTGGCGGCACGCCAGGGACGCGGACAAAGGCAACCACGCCCGCACGATGCGGATGTACGTCGAACGCATCGAGCGGGTGGTGGAACGCATCCGCGATGTGAGTCTGGAATGTCGCCCCGCTGTCGATGTCATCGAGCGCTTCGGCGGGGACACGGACACGCTGATCTACGCCGACCCGCCGTACCTGGGCAGCACTCGGCGGTCGAACTATAAGACCGAAATGGGCGGCAGAAAATCCCATCAGGAGCTTGCCGAAGCGCTGCACCGATGCCGCGCGACAGTGGTGTTATCGGGCTACCACTCCCCTCTCTACGACGAACTGTTCAGCGACTGGTTCAGCGTCGAGCTGGCGGCACGGACATCACAAGGAGCCGTCAAGGGGCGGGAGCGCACCGAAGTTCTGTGGTCGAACCGTACGCTAAACCCGTCACATGGGGACGTGGACACGTCCAGGTGTGACGAGTTTCCGAGGCTCTGTGGGTACTGCGGACGGGTCGTTCCCAAGCCGAAACGGGGTCCGGTCGGGCGGTGGTGCGGCGGGGCATGCCGAACGGCGGCATGGCGTGCGCGGAAAGACGATGCGGGCATGGAACAGGAATCCGCTGCGGGATAG
- a CDS encoding bifunctional DNA primase/polymerase, protein MTAQGSLNRALSLAQTRGWRTIPLLPYMKLPAVSEFYQRQTINPGELEVMWKEAQDRIASLTSRVAAGRVEDEDLADVVRSHPDYAELEPNIAVLLGHSRLVIVDVDTTDQMHAWLAFCERHGYDPGPRTQASPGVITREGTVKHDGMGHFFYALPDDIDGDELNRSGVSLPLGEPTVACETEEARKAAVPVLMTGKRYALIAPSTRAEGAYVPTAGTAIRPLPAFLAAPLREHLNSRRAQREKAQSRSAHLAREDRLWAWDDHTPWTDILEGWEETDVDGEGCVTLRHPDASSNRSAVAHAVGCSHLRNSDCDAPPPVTFFTSTLPDWVLSALETTENKQTVGKLKLYAHKLYGGDVRTARRMLGLADHAPTRARKASTSNAPSAGGWKTVQFVKQAPVKLNLPPRPVRARRTSDVEVVEPVVAAPTAATETIDPPKAEPEKTPAKKTPAKKPAVKKASAAPESYDPAWDSEFTDSVPEIQPWEPASLHDHAARFIASHAAPTTHEIWESIAAREVRLSEWAGKDSESEKWTDRDRERRQTRADLFAIRHLPITDLAEYLGVNPERARALARVLIPTAAQAGFVIRDRPRGDPLRYMVPPSKPEDSDLAIWKVQ, encoded by the coding sequence ATGACCGCGCAGGGATCTCTGAACCGCGCGCTGTCCCTGGCGCAGACACGTGGATGGCGCACCATCCCGCTTTTGCCGTACATGAAACTCCCCGCCGTCTCGGAGTTCTATCAGCGACAGACCATCAACCCTGGTGAGCTTGAGGTGATGTGGAAGGAGGCTCAGGATCGGATCGCGAGCCTGACTTCCCGCGTCGCAGCAGGACGCGTTGAAGACGAAGACCTTGCCGATGTTGTGAGGTCCCACCCGGACTACGCGGAGCTGGAGCCGAACATCGCTGTCTTGCTTGGACATTCGCGCCTGGTGATCGTGGATGTGGACACCACCGACCAGATGCACGCATGGCTGGCATTCTGCGAGCGTCACGGCTATGACCCTGGACCGCGCACTCAGGCGTCGCCCGGGGTGATCACCCGCGAGGGCACTGTCAAACACGACGGGATGGGGCATTTCTTCTACGCCCTCCCTGACGACATCGACGGCGACGAGTTGAACCGCTCGGGAGTCTCGCTGCCTTTGGGGGAGCCGACCGTTGCGTGCGAGACCGAGGAAGCGCGCAAGGCTGCGGTACCGGTGCTGATGACGGGCAAGCGGTATGCCCTGATCGCGCCATCAACCCGCGCCGAAGGTGCCTACGTCCCCACCGCAGGCACCGCGATTCGTCCCCTGCCCGCGTTCCTTGCAGCCCCACTCCGAGAGCACCTGAACTCACGTCGTGCTCAGCGGGAGAAGGCTCAGTCCCGCTCCGCGCATCTTGCGCGCGAAGACCGTCTGTGGGCATGGGATGACCACACCCCGTGGACCGACATCCTCGAAGGCTGGGAAGAGACCGACGTTGACGGCGAGGGATGTGTAACCCTGCGCCATCCCGACGCGTCCAGCAATCGCTCCGCCGTTGCGCATGCGGTCGGCTGCAGCCATTTGCGGAACAGTGACTGTGACGCGCCGCCACCGGTGACGTTCTTCACGTCCACCCTCCCCGATTGGGTGCTTTCCGCATTGGAGACCACTGAGAACAAGCAGACCGTGGGAAAGCTGAAGCTGTACGCGCACAAGCTCTACGGCGGAGATGTTCGGACAGCACGTCGGATGTTGGGGCTGGCAGACCACGCCCCCACACGGGCGAGGAAGGCGTCCACATCGAACGCGCCTTCCGCTGGTGGATGGAAGACCGTCCAGTTCGTCAAGCAGGCACCAGTGAAATTGAACCTGCCGCCGCGACCCGTCCGTGCCCGCCGCACTTCCGATGTCGAGGTGGTCGAGCCTGTTGTGGCTGCGCCGACCGCCGCGACGGAGACCATCGACCCGCCGAAGGCAGAGCCGGAGAAGACACCCGCCAAGAAGACACCCGCCAAGAAGCCCGCAGTCAAGAAGGCATCCGCAGCGCCTGAGTCCTACGATCCCGCGTGGGATTCAGAGTTCACCGACTCCGTGCCCGAGATCCAGCCCTGGGAACCCGCGTCGTTGCACGACCACGCAGCGCGATTCATCGCCTCCCATGCCGCCCCGACAACACACGAGATCTGGGAGAGCATCGCAGCGCGCGAAGTTCGCTTGTCTGAATGGGCCGGCAAGGACTCGGAGTCCGAGAAGTGGACTGACCGCGACCGCGAACGTCGGCAGACACGCGCTGACCTGTTCGCCATCCGCCACTTGCCCATCACGGATCTCGCAGAGTACTTGGGTGTCAACCCCGAGCGTGCCCGCGCATTGGCTCGTGTGCTCATACCGACCGCCGCACAGGCGGGTTTCGTCATCCGCGACCGCCCCCGTGGCGACCCGCTGCGGTACATGGTTCCCCCCTCGAAGCCAGAAGATTCCGACCTCGCAATTTGGAAGGTGCAGTAG